In Pseudorca crassidens isolate mPseCra1 chromosome 17, mPseCra1.hap1, whole genome shotgun sequence, the DNA window CTGTCTGACCGTAGGTGAAAATGCAGACACTGTAGCCTCCGAGGCAGGACAGCACAGCCGACTCCAGCTCCCTGAAGACCTAGGAGTAGGAGGGGTTGGGAGGGGCCCTAAGCCCCAGGACCTGGGGCAAGGTGTGAACAAAACTTGATTCCCCTGGAAGGAGGCTGGCTCTAGGGGAGCACAGTGGAAGAGTGGATCTCCCAACAGACAGGTGAGGCTCCctggagaaggtggcatttgcCAGAATTTGCCAGGCAAAGTAGGGAAGGGACGTGACAGGTAGCAGGAACAGGTGATGCAGAGTATTGATTGACGATTGACTGCTTGGAAGGCTTGGGGGTGTAGCAGGCAAGAGCCCAGACCCTGGGCTTGATGGCCAAGTTCAAACCCTGGGTGTGACTGGAGGCAAGTCACTCATCTTGCCCTCTGTGAGATGAGGGCTGTAGGGGCacctgttgtgaggattaagtgagaatgCAGACCAAGAGGACTAGTGCAGCACTTGGGACATGAAAGATGAACCCAGAGGGTCCCATGTGTGGAGGCTGGTGGGCAACCAGGATCCTGGAAGTCGGGCCCTGGGAGGGTGCAGAGAGGCAGGTGAAGGGGAGATGGAGCTGGGACTTGCGTCCTTTGGCAACTGGACACCAGCAGCAGCCTCTTGAGCAATGACACAGTCGGCCAGCTTTTGTGCCCAGGTGGCGGGTAACCACTGGGCTGTCAGATCTCTTTGAAATTTTGGTTGCCAGCTACAAGGGCAGAATCCAGAATTGCCAGTGAGGTTGCTAGGATTCCATGACTAGAAAGGAGCGTCGGGGGCGCTACTGCAGACAGAGATGGGGAATACAGGTGAGGGAGCCCAGTAACAGCCCTTCGGCTCTTTCAGCCAGAAGTGGAGGACCCTGTCTAGGAAGGCTACCCAGAGGACAGTAGACGAGGGGCCCCTGTTCAGGGCTGCAGTTGGGATGGAGGCTGAAGACAGGGTGGGGGTGGTATGGGGGGTAAATAGAGGTAGGTGGAAAACGGCTGCGGTGCCCCAAAAAGTGAGGAAGGGAGTACCTGCCAGGCACTCTCATCACAGTCTGTCCCCGTGAGGCCAGCACAGGTCTGGGTCTCTGATAGCTCTGCCCCTCGCCTCACCCCCTCCCAGCTCTCAGCCTTGTTTCCTGAGCTCTAGTTGCAAGTTGGTGTGCAGTGAAGATAGTGTGCAGGAAACGAGGCAGCGGGGGGCTGGGGTTGGAAGCTCACCTGTGCCCCCCCACTCCCCTTGCCAACAAAACAAGGAGAGCTACCCACCCTCAGAGCTGACCATCTCTGGACCCTGGGCCAGGGGAGTGGGCAGTCAGTGAAGCCTGCGGGAGGGAGGTCACAGTACTGACCTCACAACAACAACAGCACCCCAGCCATGCTCCACAGCCCCCTGAGTAACCATCACCTCAAACGTGTTCATTTTCCTTCGTTTCCTGGCACAAAGTTACTTTTGAAAATGTTAATCTTCCTGTTTAAGCCATAAAGTCTGTCCCCCCCAGCCTGCAGAGTTTGGTGGGGGGATGCAAAGCGGAAATCCTGGAAAGAAAGTAGGTGCCCAGCTAGCATACCAGTCCTGCCTCCCAGACCCTCtggctccctccccttccctgctgGAGTCCAGCCGCCCTCTCTCCTGGGAGGGCAGACAGACAGGAGCCTTCTCTGGTCTCCAGGGAACTCTGAGTGACAGCTGACACAGGTGAAAGAGTGGAGCATCACCTCCTCCTGGCTGGCGTGTGGAGGGAAGACCCAGTCCAGGCGGAAGCGACGCTGGTGCCCTCGATAGCAGGTGGTGACAGTGCCACCCGGGCCGGGCTCTAAGCTCACCAAGTTGGAGGGTGTCCCTGGCCTCAGCCGACAGAGCACACGGATGTTTCCTGGGGTGGAGATCAGATCAGGGGGCTGCCTCCCAGATCCTGAAGCATGGAGAGCCCCCATGTCCCCCACCTCTGCTGCCCCAGCCCTTTTCTCCCCAAGCCTGCCATACCCTTGAGCTCCAGCAGCCGCCCTGGGCATCCAGTTGGGGGCCCCTGCTGTGCCTCAAGGAGCTGagtcccagccccgcccgctgaCAGTGCCCCCAGGGCCCACGATACCTGGGGGCACAGAAAGGTGAGGAAGGGGAAGGCAGTGGGAAGAGAGCGAGGGATGGGGTGCTGAGGGCAATATCCACCACGTGGCCCCCAGCTGTGGGGATCCACAACTTTCAGTGGCTTCAGACCCTTGGGGCGTCATTCAGTGGGCCTGGGATGGAGCTCAGGGACCCGAGGAGGACCGTGGGCTTCCTGGCAATCCTGTGAGGGATTCACCGTCACCCCAGTTTGCACAGAACACAGTTGTTCTGGTTCCAGAACCTAAGATTTGCAGTAGACGAGACAAGACCCTGGGgctggaaaggaagggagagcagGGGTTCCCCAAGGGGAGGCCAGTGACGAGGCTGCACAGAGAACAAGTGCAAGGGAGGGGAGCGAGTGGTCCTGACCTGGCCCCGGGCTTCGCTCAGCGAACCCTGGCAGCTCTGGGTAAAGGTGCTGACCAGTCCTCGGAGATCCCCACAGCCCTGACGCAAGCTGGCCATGCGAGCACGAAGTCCTGGGGGCAGGAAGGCTGTTGTGAGGGAAAGCCCAGACCCCACAGCCTTCCCGTGAGCTCCGGAGCCCAGCCCTTACCTGCCAGCTGCCCGCGCATCTGCTGCAGCTCCCTCCTGCACTTCTGCTCAGCCTCCTGCTGGAGCTGCCGGAGGGCCCCCCGAAGGCCCTGAAGCTGCACCTCCTGCACCCCTAGCTGCCCCACCCAACCCCAGCCCTGTCACTGAGGAAACAGGCACTTACCAGGCTCTGCCTCAGACACCCCCTCCCCAGAGCCCCAGACTTCCCAGCCCCTGGGCCCAGAGCCCACCTGGACTCGGAGAGCTTCTGTGGTGTCCTGGGCCTCTTGAAGCCGGCCCCGGAGCTCCAGCAGTGCCTCTGCCTCCTCCTGTTCCTGCAAGGGGAGTGGGGCAGCTGAAGTGTGGAGCCAGGAGGAAACTCAGGGAGGGGCACTCCAGCTgcgccattttacagatgagaaagtcaAGTCGACAGGGGCTCACAAAGCTGGTCACACACCCGCCTCCCAATCCAGGCAGGGCTCCTGTCCCCGCGTCTCTCTGCTCTCCTGGAGTCAGTCACTGGGAGAAACCGTGGGCTGGAAGGGGGGGATTCTCCCACGGGCGTCAGCCTCCCTGAAGGGGCTGCCACGCATTTGCCACCCCCAGTCTGGGCCTCAGGTCTGAAGGGTCAGAGGGGGCTCCCTGCGTCTGCTCCAGTGAGCGCAAAGTCCTGAGAAAGCCCAGGCGGTGTTGCTAGAGACCAGGGTGCAGGAGACCCGGGCTGCAGGGACAGTGGCAGCTAAGGAGCAGGATACCTGCGGGGCCCtgttggggggggcggggcccCAGTGCAGCAGGAGGTCCCGAGTAAGGCTCAGGCTCTGTTTCAGGGCTTTGTTTTCCAGAGTCAGATGCTGAACCCTTTTCTCCGAGTCTGTCGCCCCCTGGGAGAGAAGGAAGCCCTCAAAACTCACCTGGAGGCTGAGACCCTCTCATGTCCCCCTTGtccagcccccaccccagcagCCTCACCACTCCCACACGCAGCTGGCCCAGCTCCTTCTCCTGCAGTTCCAGCTGCTGCTTCAGCTCTTCCAgctggaaaggaggaaagagcacCGGGTGGAACGCCTCCTTCCAGTCCCCTTCCagacccccccaaccccccactgcCTCCTGGGCCCCTCACCTGTCCAAGGATAAGCTGTCCCAGCCGCTGCCAAGCTCTCTGGTCCTCCTCTAACTGAGGAGGCTGCTGCCCCTGGGCCTCACCCCTTGGTGAAACAGGAGGGCTTTCTTCTTGGGATGGGGATCCTGGGGTGGGGTGGACCCAGTCAGGACAGAAGAGCTCTCTGGCCTGAAGGAAGGGACACCTCACATCTGGCTGCTAGGGTTCTGGTGGGCGTCACTCCCTGGACAAACTCCCTCTTCAACTCACTACTCCTTACGCACCAGCAGGAGTGGGGGGCTGCACCCCTGAGGCTGGCTGCGTCGCCTGGGGCAGGACCTGCCTCCCCCTGGGGCTCCGAATCCATGCCAGGAGGGCCAAGAGCTGACCGGTCACCGTCAACAGTGGGGGAACATCACCAGGCtgggaaagaaatagaaatccaAGTGGAAAAGGATGGGGGCCGGGTGGAGAGGATACAGGCGTATGGATGGCAATCAGTAGGCCTGAGAACACAGAACAGGTTGCCGTAGAAATCTCAACTCTGCTTACCTTGCTCAGGTCGGCAGAATTCCCGAAGCTCTCTTCCGCCCCCAGCTGGACTGAGAGGAACTCCGCAAGACGCACGAGAGCCTCCTCCAGTGAGACCTCGGCCGGACGGCCCTCCGCTGCCCCTCCCGGCCCATCCTCGGACTCCGAGCAGCCTGCGAGGCAGTGGGATGGGTAGGCGTGCTGGGTCACGTGTCGGATGCTAGGCCACTAGCCGGCACctgccagctccctccctcccaatgaGGGCACGGGCACCCCTGCATCTCTCGGACGGCGGCGCTCCCTCGTTGCCCCGGGAGACGCAGCACTCCCGATGCACCAACAGTACCTACCGACCAGACCGGTCAGCTCGGTCCACAGCTCTGCGGTGGGCTGGTCGGGGCGGCGGCGACCCCCGGGCTTGCCGCGGGCACTCTAGGGAGGGAGCGGGGGGGAGTCCCTGAGGCGAGGCCAGGCAGCCCGTGGGGCTCCCTGCCTCCGAGAACTGAGCCCGAGGGGCTGGAGCCGGGCTCTCAGCTTCCAACACCAGAGACGGGGTCCTCGGCACGGCCCCTCCCCCGCGTCAGCGCCCCGGGACCTACGCAGCGCCGGCCTGCAAAACCGTTCTCCGGAAGGGGGTCGCCGGCCGAGCTGCGCCCGCCCCCGCTCACCTGGGCGGGGTTCCCAGGGTCGGCGGCCGCCGCGGCCCCGCCATCCCTGCGAAAGAGGCTGTAGAAGATGTAGATGAGCAGCGAGTAGAAGGCGTACATGAGAGCGCGGGGCGGCAGAGGGCCCCGCTTCGCGCCGCCCCGCGTCCCCGCGCCCCAACTCCGCGCCCGACCGCTGCAGAGCCCGTGCGCATGCTCTGGCGGCCGCCCCCTCGGTACGGCCCCGCACCTCCTCTTCCAGAATCCCTACCGGTCCTCTGCGAAGGACCCCTGCGCGGCTGTACCCACTCAGAGCCTTCCGCCCGCAGGTGTCCaaccttttttcccctcaagccCCTTTCTCGGCCCCTCCCCTCACCGCCGCTTCCACCAAGCGCTCCCCTCTCCGaccctcccctcccgccccttCCTCcgacccctcccctccacctccttctcGGCCCCTTCCTCCAACCCCTCCCCGcgccgccctcccctcccctcaataCCCTTcctcggccccgccccctcctcagcccctcTCCTTACCGCCCCTTCCTCCAACTCCGCCCTACGTCCTCCTCGGCCCCTTCTTCCAACCCCTCCCCTCAATGCCCCGCTCCTCACCGCAGCTTCCTCcaatccctctccccctccccgacCCCTCCCTCACCACTCCTTCCTCAGCCCCTCCCCTAGAAACCCCTCCTCTCGCCACCCTTTCCTCGGCCCTTCCCCTCATCGCCCCTTCCTCCAACTCCGACCCGCCCCTTCCTCCAACCCCACCTCTCACTGCCCCTCCCCTCACGGCTCCTTCCTcgagccccttccctccccccaaaccAGCGGGCGTGTGCGTCCAGTACCAAGCAGAGACCCCTTCTCCTAGCCCCGCCCACTCTTACAACCCAGTCTAGCTCTCCTCCACGCCCGCgacgccccggccccgccccccctCCGGCCGCTCTAGCCTCCGCTCCTCTCGTTGGTTGGCGCGGGGCCGTCGCACACCCGGCGCGGGAGGCGGAGCGGCAGCCAGAGGGCGGCGCGGTGGGC includes these proteins:
- the KIFC2 gene encoding kinesin-like protein KIFC2 isoform X3 produces the protein MYAFYSLLIYIFYSLFRRDGGAAAAADPGNPAQVSGGGRSSAGDPLPENGFAGRRCSARGKPGGRRRPDQPTAELWTELTGLVGCSESEDGPGGAAEGRPAEVSLEEALVRLAEFLSVQLGAEESFGNSADLSKPGDVPPLLTVTGQLLALLAWIRSPRGRQVLPQATQPASGVQPPTPAGSPSQEESPPVSPRGEAQGQQPPQLEEDQRAWQRLGQLILGQLEELKQQLELQEKELGQLRVGVGATDSEKRVQHLTLENKALKQSLSLTRDLLLHWGPAPPNRAPQEQEEAEALLELRGRLQEAQDTTEALRVQLQQEAEQKCRRELQQMRGQLAGLRARMASLRQGCGDLRGLVSTFTQSCQGSLSEARGQVSWALGALSAGGAGTQLLEAQQGPPTGCPGRLLELKGNIRVLCRLRPGTPSNLVSLEPGPGGTVTTCYRGHQRRFRLDWVFPPHASQEEVFRELESAVLSCLGGYSVCIFTYGQTGTGKTYSMEGPPEDPGIAPRALQSLFREMGTGGQHHVTLSMVEIYNEAVRDLLAPGPPQRLAVRQGPAGEGGIQVAGLTHWDVPNLESLHQMLNLGRSNRATAATAMNQHSSRSHALVTLTLRTASPSSGPGTAGTLHLVDLAGSERAWKAGAAGTSHEDRDGAQRLREARTINRSLLALGGVMAALRARRPHVPFRDSQLTRLLQPALGPGATAVLLLQVSTRPEDLGETVCSLKFAERVGRVELGPARPRRAPRSGTPSSLSTDTPLSGTPCTATPSPGSPPSPGLDSGSSSALAPPEDLPS
- the KIFC2 gene encoding kinesin-like protein KIFC2 isoform X1 yields the protein MYAFYSLLIYIFYSLFRRDGGAAAAADPGNPAQVSGGGRSSAGDPLPENGFAGRRCSARGKPGGRRRPDQPTAELWTELTGLVGCSESEDGPGGAAEGRPAEVSLEEALVRLAEFLSVQLGAEESFGNSADLSKPGDVPPLLTVTGQLLALLAWIRSPRGRQVLPQATQPASGVQPPTPAGSPSQEESPPVSPRGEAQGQQPPQLEEDQRAWQRLGQLILGQLEELKQQLELQEKELGQLRVGVGATDSEKRVQHLTLENKALKQSLSLTRDLLLHWGPAPPNRAPQEQEEAEALLELRGRLQEAQDTTEALRVQLGVQEVQLQGLRGALRQLQQEAEQKCRRELQQMRGQLAGLRARMASLRQGCGDLRGLVSTFTQSCQGSLSEARGQVSWALGALSAGGAGTQLLEAQQGPPTGCPGRLLELKGNIRVLCRLRPGTPSNLVSLEPGPGGTVTTCYRGHQRRFRLDWVFPPHASQEEVFRELESAVLSCLGGYSVCIFTYGQTGTGKTYSMEGPPEDPGIAPRALQSLFREMGTGGQHHVTLSMVEIYNEAVRDLLAPGPPQRLAVRQGPAGEGGIQVAGLTHWDVPNLESLHQMLNLGRSNRATAATAMNQHSSRSHALVTLTLRTASPSSGPGTAGTLHLVDLAGSERAWKAGAAGTSHEDRDGAQRLREARTINRSLLALGGVMAALRARRPHVPFRDSQLTRLLQPALGPGATAVLLLQVGPGGRGPREGRLHARRRPPGPAHQRRSPQVSTRPEDLGETVCSLKFAERVGRVELGPARPRRAPRSGTPSSLSTDTPLSGTPCTATPSPGSPPSPGLDSGSSSALAPPEDLPS
- the KIFC2 gene encoding kinesin-like protein KIFC2 isoform X2, which translates into the protein MYAFYSLLIYIFYSLFRRDGGAAAAADPGNPAQVSGGGRSSAGDPLPENGFAGRRCSARGKPGGRRRPDQPTAELWTELTGLVGCSESEDGPGGAAEGRPAEVSLEEALVRLAEFLSVQLGAEESFGNSADLSKPGDVPPLLTVTGQLLALLAWIRSPRGRQVLPQATQPASGVQPPTPAGSPSQEESPPVSPRGEAQGQQPPQLEEDQRAWQRLGQLILGQLEELKQQLELQEKELGQLRVGVGATDSEKRVQHLTLENKALKQSLSLTRDLLLHWGPAPPNRAPQEQEEAEALLELRGRLQEAQDTTEALRVQLGVQEVQLQGLRGALRQLQQEAEQKCRRELQQMRGQLAGLRARMASLRQGCGDLRGLVSTFTQSCQGSLSEARGQVSWALGALSAGGAGTQLLEAQQGPPTGCPGRLLELKGNIRVLCRLRPGTPSNLVSLEPGPGGTVTTCYRGHQRRFRLDWVFPPHASQEEVFRELESAVLSCLGGYSVCIFTYGQTGTGKTYSMEGPPEDPGIAPRALQSLFREMGTGGQHHVTLSMVEIYNEAVRDLLAPGPPQRLAVRQGPAGEGGIQVAGLTHWDVPNLESLHQMLNLGRSNRATAATAMNQHSSRSHALVTLTLRTASPSSGPGTAGTLHLVDLAGSERAWKAGAAGTSHEDRDGAQRLREARTINRSLLALGGVMAALRARRPHVPFRDSQLTRLLQPALGPGATAVLLLQVSTRPEDLGETVCSLKFAERVGRVELGPARPRRAPRSGTPSSLSTDTPLSGTPCTATPSPGSPPSPGLDSGSSSALAPPEDLPS
- the KIFC2 gene encoding kinesin-like protein KIFC2 isoform X4 — its product is MYAFYSLLIYIFYSLFRRDGGAAAAADPGNPAQSARGKPGGRRRPDQPTAELWTELTGLVGCSESEDGPGGAAEGRPAEVSLEEALVRLAEFLSVQLGAEESFGNSADLSKPGDVPPLLTVTGQLLALLAWIRSPRGRQVLPQATQPASGVQPPTPAGSPSQEESPPVSPRGEAQGQQPPQLEEDQRAWQRLGQLILGQLEELKQQLELQEKELGQLRVGVGATDSEKRVQHLTLENKALKQSLSLTRDLLLHWGPAPPNRAPQEQEEAEALLELRGRLQEAQDTTEALRVQLGVQEVQLQGLRGALRQLQQEAEQKCRRELQQMRGQLAGLRARMASLRQGCGDLRGLVSTFTQSCQGSLSEARGQVSWALGALSAGGAGTQLLEAQQGPPTGCPGRLLELKGNIRVLCRLRPGTPSNLVSLEPGPGGTVTTCYRGHQRRFRLDWVFPPHASQEEVFRELESAVLSCLGGYSVCIFTYGQTGTGKTYSMEGPPEDPGIAPRALQSLFREMGTGGQHHVTLSMVEIYNEAVRDLLAPGPPQRLAVRQGPAGEGGIQVAGLTHWDVPNLESLHQMLNLGRSNRATAATAMNQHSSRSHALVTLTLRTASPSSGPGTAGTLHLVDLAGSERAWKAGAAGTSHEDRDGAQRLREARTINRSLLALGGVMAALRARRPHVPFRDSQLTRLLQPALGPGATAVLLLQVSTRPEDLGETVCSLKFAERVGRVELGPARPRRAPRSGTPSSLSTDTPLSGTPCTATPSPGSPPSPGLDSGSSSALAPPEDLPS